The Humulus lupulus chromosome 4, drHumLupu1.1, whole genome shotgun sequence genome has a window encoding:
- the LOC133829587 gene encoding probable linoleate 9S-lipoxygenase 5, with amino-acid sequence MFGIVKPPSIFGKKIKGSVVLMKKNVLDFNDIRNGIIDPLNELLGQRVSLQLISSVQTHTGNELKGKLGKEAYLENWTNILTLFPLLAGESAYSVHFELEEGFGVPEAFVINNNHSVEFFLKSLTLEDVPNQGQVQFVCNSWVYPAKHYNYDRVFFRNKTYLPHDTPAPLLWYREQELVYLRGNGTGERKDGDRIYDYDYYNDLGNPDWGEKHSRPILGGTSEYPYPRRGRTGRPPTKKDPNSESRDIDLLNLNFYIPRDERFGHLKMSDFLVNTLKSVALVIKPAIESLFDKTPAEFDSFKDVLDLYEGGFPLPLGIFETISKNVPLETLKDLFRADGTRFLRYPMPHVIKNDKSAWMTDEEFAREMLAGVNPVVIRRLQEFPPTSQLDPSIYGNQTSTITEEHISNNLDGQSVFEALYENKLYILDHHDTFMPFVRRINDTTSSKIYATRTLLFLTNDGTLRPLAIELSLPHPDGDELGAVSKVITPAEQGVESTVWQLAKAYVTVNDYGHHQLVSHWLNTHAVAEPIVLATNRQLSVLHPIYKLLHPHFRDTMNINALARQLLVNGGGIIESVVFPRKYAMEISSAAYKNWNLAEQAHPADLIKRGVAVEDPSSPDGLRLLIEDYPYAVDGLEIWAAMKHWVQEYCSYYYKTDEVVQKDKELQAWWKELKEVGHGDLKDKSWWPSMQTREELIETCTTAIWITSALHAAVNFGQYPYGGYIPNRPTISRRLMPEEGTPEYEELRTNPEKAYLKTITAELQSLVEISIIEVLSKHASDEVYLGQRENNWTAEAEPLQAFERFGRKLSEIEDKIVSRNNDPTLKNRYGLVKFPYGLLIPNGEIGIAAKGIPNSISI; translated from the exons ATGTTCGGCATAGTGAAGCCTCCTTCAATCTTCGGTAAGAAGATAAAAGGGAGTGTGGTGTTGATGAAGAAAAATGTCTTGGATTTCAATGACATAAGGAATGGGATTATTGATCCTTTGAATGAGTTGTTGGGTCAACGTGTTTCTCTTCAACTCATTAGCTCTGTTCAAACTCACACTG gtaATGAGCTGAAAGGGAAGCTGGGGAAGGAAGCTTACTTGGAGAACTGGACAAATATACTGACCCTTTTCCCATTGTTAGCTGGGGAATCTGCTTATAGTGTTCATTTTGAGTTGGAAGAGGGATTTGGTGTTCCAGAGGCTTTTGTCATTAACAACAATCACAGTGTTGAGTTCTTCCTCAAGTCTCTCACTCTTGAAGATGTTCCTAATCAAGGCCAAGTCCAATTTGTTTGCAATTCCTGGGTTTACCCTGCTAAACACTACAACTATGATCGTGTTTTCTTCAGGAACaag ACATATCTTCCACATGACACACCAGCCCCACTGCTCTGGTACAGAGAGCAAGAACTCGTTTACCTCAGAGGAAATGGAACAGGAGAGCGTAAGGATGGGGATAGAATctatgactatgattactacaatGATTTGGGTAATCCAGACTGGGGTGAAAAGCATTCCCGGCCAATTCTTGGAGGAACTAGTGAGTACCCTTACCCTCGCAGAGGAAGAACTGGGAGACCACCAACCAAGAAAG ATCCTAACAGCGAGAGTAGGGACATAGACCTTCTGAATTTGAACTTTTACATTCCAAGAGATGAACGGTTTGGTCACTTGAAGATGTCAGACTTCCTTGTTAACACATTGAAATCAGTAGCTCTAGTCATCAAACCTGCGATAGAGTCATTGTTTGACAAAACCCCAGCTGAGTTTGACAGCTTCAAAGATGTACTTGATTTGTATGAAGGAGGTTTTCCTCTACCACTTGGAATATTTGAGACCATAAGCAAGAATGTACCTTTGGAAACATTGAAGGACCTGTTTCGAGCTGACGGTACTCGGTTCCTCAGATATCCCATGCCTCATGTGATCAAAA ATGACAAGTCAGCATGGATGACCGATGAAGAGTTTGCCAGAGAGATGTTGGCTGGAGTGAACCCTGTTGTCATTCGTCGTCTCCAA GAATTCCCACCAACAAGCCAGCTTGACCCTTCAATCTATGGTAATCAAACTAGTACAATCACTGAAGAACACATAAGCAACAACTTGGATGGGCAATCAGTGTTTGAG GCCCTTTATGAAAACAAGCTTTATATATTGGATCACCATGATACTTTCATGCCATTCGTGAGGCGAATCAACGACACAACTTCATCAAAGATTTATGCCACTAGAACACTTCTGTTTTTAACCAATGATGGCACTTTGAGGCCTCTAGCAATTGAACTAAGCCTACCACATCCGGATGGTGATGAATTAGGTGCTGTTAGCAAAGTTATTACACCAGCCGAACAAGGCGTAGAAAGTACCGTTTGGCAACTTGCTAAAGCTTATGTCACTGTTAATGACTATGGCCATCACCAACTAGTTAGCCATTG GTTGAACACTCATGCAGTAGCTGAGCCAATTGTGCTAGCAACAAACAGGCAGCTAAGTGTGTTACACCCAATTTACAAACTGTTGCACCCTCACTTCCGTGACACCATGAATATCAATGCACTTGCTAGACAACTTCTTGTAAATGGTGGGGGTATTATTGAGTCTGTGGTATTTCCCAGAAAATATGCCATGGAAATATCTTCAGCTGCTTATAAGAACTGGAATTTAGCTGAACAGGCGCACCCAGCTGATCTCATCAAGAG AGGGGTGGCAGTGGAGGATCCAAGTTCACCAGATGGCCTTCGCCTACTGATAGAGGACTATCCATATGCTGTCGATGGACTTGAAATTTGGGCTGCAATGAAACACTGGGTTCAAGAGTACTGCTCTTACTACTACAAAACTGATGAAGTTGTTCAAAAAGACAAAGAACTCCAAGCATGGTGGAAGGAGCTCAAAGAGGTCGGTCATGGTGACTTAAAAGACAAGTCATGGTGGCCTAGTATGCAGACCCGTGAAGAGTTAATAGAGACATGCACCACAGCTATATGGATTACCTCTGCTCTTCATGCAGCTGTCAACTTTGGGCAGTATCCTTATGGAGGGTACATTCCAAACCGCCCCACAATAAGCAGGCGGCTCATGCCTGAAGAGGGTACTCCTGAATATGAAGAGCTTCGAACAAATCCAGAGAAGGCTTATTTGAAAACAATCACTGCTGAGCTGCAGAGCTTAGTTGAGATTTCCATTATTGAGGTCTTGTCTAAGCATGCTTCTGATGAGGTTTATCTTGGCCAAAGAGAAAATAACTGGACAGCAGAAGCTGAACCTTTGCAGGCCTTTGAGAGATTTGGAAGGAAGCTCTCTGAAATTGAGGATAAAATTGTTAGCAGGAACAATGACCCAACATTGAAGAACCGTTATGGGCTGGTCAAGTTCCCTTACGGTCTGCTCATTCCTAATGGCGAAATTGGAATTGCTGCCAAAGGAATTCCCAACAGTATTTCTATCTGA
- the LOC133829588 gene encoding pentatricopeptide repeat-containing protein At3g42630, with product MNSSQLLLLPKLPWSLPTPNLTRRIHLQYRASPRLRGVYIDGDEDDRYAKLVGVADELLLELNSSSKSQGFLPTHDDHSTLYSLMLCFAQNGLFPQAEAIWDQLLNSSFLPEIQTVSKLFDALSNRGHFPQIAQILAQLSSRNLDILPQVYCLAISCFGNGGQLELMENAIREMVSKGMRVDAATANAYVRYYSLYGSLTEMEAAYNRLKRSRYSIDKDGIRAVALAYLKQKKLYRLSEFLREVGLGRKDVGNLLWNLLLLSYAANFKMKTLQREFLRMIESGFRPDITTFNVRAIAFSRMTMLWDLHLSIQHMKHEMVVPDIVTYGCVVDAYLERRLGRNLDFVLSSMNMNDSPKVLTDPLVFEVLGKGDFQLNSEAFLEFTKHNNWTYRKLVTIYKKKQYRKNQIFWNY from the exons ATGAATTCCTCTCAACTTCTTCTGCTTCCCAAGCTTCCATGGTCCCTCCCAACACCTAATCTCACACGGAGAATCCATCTTCAATATCGAGCTTCCCCACGCCTG AGAGGAGTGTATATTGATGGGGATGAAGATGATAGATATGCAAAACTGGTTGGTGTGGCTGATGAGCTTTTGTTGGAGCTCAACTCCTCCTCTAAATCTCAAGGCTTTCTACCTACCCACGATGACCATTCGACCTTGTATTCACTCATGCTATGTTTTGCTCAAAATGGGCTATTCCCACAAGCTGAAGCCATATGGGATCAATTGCTCAATAGCTCTTTCCTGCCAGAAATTCAAACCGTCTCCAAACTGTTTGATGCTTTGTCCAACAGAGGACATTTTCCTCAAATTGCCCAAATTCTTGCTCAGCTTAGCTCCAGAAACTTGGATATTTTACCCCAGGTATACTGCCTGGCTATCTCTTGCTTTGGGAATGGAGGCCAGCTCGAGTTGATGGAGAATGCAATCAGGGAGATGGTGTCAAAGGGTATGCGGGTTGATGCTGCCACTGCCAATGCCTATGTCAGATACTATAGCCTTTATGGCTCTCTGACAGAAATGGAGGCTGCCTATAACCGCTTAAAGAGGTCTAGATATTCGATTGACAAGGATGGAATTAGAGCAGTGGCACTTGCCTATTTGAAGCAGAAAAAGCTTTACAGGCTCAGTGAGTTTTTGAGGGAGGTGGGTCTTGGCAGAAAGGATGTTGGAAATCTCTTGTGGAATCTTCTTCTGTTGTCGTATGCAGCCAACTTCAAGATGAAAACCCTCCAAAGAGAATTCCTGAGGATGATAGAATCCGGGTTTAGACCGGACATCACTACCTTCAATGTTCGGGCCATAGCATTTTCAAGGATGACTATGTTGTGGGATCTTCATCTTAGCATCCAACATATGAAGCATGAGATGGTTGTTCCGGACATAGTAACTTATGGATGTGTTGTGGATGCTTACTTGGAGAGAAGACTAGGAAGGAATTTAGACTTTGTTCTTAGCTCAATGAACATGAACGATTCTCCAAAAGTACTAACCGATCCTTTGGTGTTTGAAGTTTTGGGTAAAGGGGATTTCCAATTGAATTCAGAGGCCTTTTTAGAGTTCACAAAGCATAATAACTGGACTTACAGGAAGCTGGTTACAATTTATAAGAAAAAACAATACCGAAAGAACCAGATCTTTTGGAACTATTAA
- the LOC133829589 gene encoding FCS-Like Zinc finger 14-like — MEKNSSVKRKPTMSISLFATLSESFSTTTAKSPRNFQAGVVGLGIVAAMTDLSCNSHGPEPFASSTNLVVSPRSTTPPIPIVSSASKATANFRGGGFHDQNHHVEEVVDELSESYTCVISHHGNNLVRKRVYYDDKLNGVVDNPCMVTSGVFSASPANIGDVDREFWTPDFLNSCFLCKKNLQGLDIFMYRGEKAFCSSECRDKHMRSEDYKDKCRAEARKPSLDYTVSPCSGPQVFLAGVAAA; from the exons atggagaaaaattcATCAGTGAAAAGGAAACCCACCATGAGTATCTCACTCTTCGCCACTTTATCCGAGTCTTTCTCCACAACCACAGCCAAATCCCCAAGAAATTTCCAAGCTGGTGTGGTGGGTCTTGGCATAGTGGCCGCCATGACCGATTTGAGCTGCAATTCCCATGGACCTGAACCATTTGCCTCCTCTACCAATCTCGTGGTGTCACCCAGATCAACTACTCCTCCCATCCCAATAGTCTCTTCTGCATCTAAAGCCACTGCTAATTTCAGAGGTGGTGGCTTTCATGATCAAAATCACCATGTTGAGGAAGTGGTTGATGAATTGTCTGAAAGCTATACTTGTGTGATATCTCACCATGGCAACAATTTGGTTCGAAAACGTGTTTATTACGATGACAAGCTTAATGGTGTTGTTGATAATCCTTGTATGGTTACTTCTGGTGTGTTCTCTGCTTCACCAGCCAATATTGGAGATGTGGACAGAGAGTTTTGGACACCGGATTTTTTGAACTCTTGCTTTCTCTGCAAGAAGAACCTTCAAGGACTGGACATATTCATGTACAG AGGAGAAAAAGCATTTTGCAGCAGTGAGTGCCGAGACAAGCACATGAGAAGTGAAGATTACAAAGACAAGTGCAGAGCCGAAGCAAGGAAACCATCTCTTGACTACACTGTGTCTCCTTGCTCTGGTCCTCAAGTGTTTTTGGCTGGAGTTGCTGCagcttaa
- the LOC133829592 gene encoding cytochrome P450 CYP73A100-like, with translation MASKAILFTLLLVLVPTITSLVSTNTKLPILLAIPLILFVLRNSFSRRSSKNLPPGPVSLPIVGNWLQVGNDLNHRFLTSLSQTYGSVFLLKLGSKNLTVVSDPELANQVLHAQGVEFGSRPRNVVFDIFTGGGQDMVFTVYGDHWRKMRRIMTLPFFTNKVVHFYSAMWEREMDLVVDDLRRDEKVRSEGIVIRRRLQLMLYNIMYGMMFDTKFESLDDPLFIEATKFNSERSRLAQSFEYNYGDFIPLLRPFLRGYLNKCKDLQSRRLAFFNNYYVSKRREIMAANGDKHKISCAIDHILDAEKKGEISKENVLYIVENINVAAIETTLWSMEWAIAELVNNPMVQSKVREEIRTVLKGEAVTESNLNELPYLQATVKETLRLHTPIPLLVPHMNLEEAKLGGYTIPRESKVVVNAWWLANNPAWWKKPEEFRPERFLEEEGSTEAVAGGKADFRFLPFGVGRRSCPGIILALPILASVIAKLVSSFEMKAPNGMDKVDVSEKGGQFSLHIANHSTVVFNPIKP, from the exons ATGGCTTCCAAGGCAATCCTTTTcactcttcttcttgttcttgttcCTACCATAACATCACTTGTCTCAACCAACACTAAGTTGCCCATCTTGCTAGCCATTCCTCTAATCTTGTTTGTGTTGCGAAACTCCTTTTCCAGGCGCTCCTCGAAAAACCTCCCTCCTGGGCCAGTTTCCCTCCCAATAGTGGGAAACTGGCTCCAGGTGGGAAATGATTTGAATCATCGCTTTCTCACCTCACTTTCTCAAACTTATGGCTCGGTCTTCCTCCTCAAACTCGGGTCCAAGAACTTGACAGTTGTCTCGGACCCTGAGCTCGCCAACCAAGTCCTCCATGCTCAAGGTGTCGAGTTTGGCTCTCGCCCTCGCAATGTTGTCTTTGACATATTCACTGGCGGCGGACAAGACATGGTCTTCACCGTCTACGGTGACCATTGGCGCAAGATGCGCAGAATCATGACGCTGCCGTTCTTCACTAACAAAGTTGTCCACTTTTATAGTGCTATGTGGGAGCGGGAAATGGACTTGGTTGTGGATGATCTTAGAAGAGATGAGAAGGTGAGAAGTGAAGGAATTGTGATCAGAAGGAGGCTGCAGCTGATGTTGTACAATATCATGTATGGAATGATGTTTGACACTAAGTTTGAGTCTCTTGATGACCCTTTGTTCATTGAAGCTACCAAGTTTAACTCTGAAAGAAGCAGATTGGCTCAGAGCTTTGAGTATAACTATGGTGATTTCATTCCTCTGCTGAGACCCTTCTTGAGAGGTTACTTGAATAAGTGCAAGGACTTGCAGAGTAGAAGGCTGGCCTTTTTCAACaactactatgtcagcaaaagaag GGAGATTATGGCTGCAAATGGTGACAAGCACAAGATAAGCTGTGCTATTGACCACATATTAGATGCTGAGAAGAAAGGAGAGATCAGTAAAGAGAATGTCCTCTACATTGTGGAGAACATCAATGTTGCAGCCATAGAAACCACCTTATGGTCCATGGAATGGGCTATAGCTGAGTTGGTCAACAATCCAATGGTTCAAAGCAAAGTTCGAGAAGAGATCAGAACCGTCCTTAAAGGTGAAGCTGTAACAGAATCTAACCTGAATGAGTTGCCATATCTACAAGCTACTGTGAAGGAAACACTGAGGTTACACACTCCAATACCTCTTTTGGTACCCCATATGAATCTTGAAGAAGCTAAGCTAGGAGGCTACACCATTCCAAGAGAATCCAAGGTTGTGGTCAATGCTTGGTGGTTGGCTAACAACCCTGCATGGTGGAAGAAGCCAGAGGAGTTTCGACCAGAGCGGTTCTTGGAAGAGGAAGGTAGCACTGAGGCCGTGGCTGGAGGGAAAGCCGATTTTCGATTCTTGCCATTTGGTGTGGGTAGGAGAAGCTGCCCTGGTATCATACTTGCCTTGCCAATATTGGCTTCTGTTATTGCAAAGCTGGTTTCAAGCTTTGAAATGAAGGCTCCTAATGGAATGGATAAGGTTGATGTGAGTGAGAAAGGAGGACAGTTCAGCTTGCACATTGCAAACCATTCCACTGTTGTTTTCAATCCAATCAAGCCATGA